ATTTTTGCTGAGTATTATAattagtggataaaaattaaagatACCCTTAATTAGTGGCTACTACACACCATTTTTACTGTCTTTGCACACAGATCCTACGgtcaaaatagcacgggctagccagttttcgaactgataattaaaaaataggtAGCGTTTAtgaagttattgaaaaatagccactattttgctgcaacacggaaagttccagcataatatattggagattggagcacctgtgtatgaacttccagcatattatgtagGAACTCCAGCATACGAAAAATtcaagcataatatactggagattagagCACTTGTGTATGgatttccagcatattatgttggaacttcagcacattatgaaattccagtATGTTATggtggaagttcacatgtaaaaaattcgaactccagcatattatgctttAATATTTTACGAATTTTAAACAGTATTATTGTTTAAATTTATCTTTGACATGAAAGGTgactaaatttaaatttttttaaaagttactatttttcaattattatttgtaaatttggccattttttaatttctcccggCCCTATGAAGACGCTGCAGAAGGACGAAGCCCACGTGGGTCAGAAATTTTGCGTTTGCATGAGTCACAAGGTCAAATATGTAAAAGGAAATGCACGTGAAGGTACTAGAATATAAAAATTGTTTGACGTGTCACGTGTGAATTCCCAAAAATATGTAGGTGAATAGgtgaaaaaatgtaaaaattcacTCGTCTCCAAATCAAAATTAGGATTTTGATTAATTAGATAAAGTTAAGAGTTATTAAGTGAAGGTTAATACGGTATAAACTATTAATTGaacttaaaataaataataccatATAACTAAAATGGACGATAAAATCTACCACGTCACCGTCACTTGTGAACACGCGTTTATCAAATAGTaacatttttccttttaattttaaaattttggttctatatctttttaaattgtTCCACCTCAAGGGATTAATACTAATGGTTTTTCACTTACTTTTCTTATCTAACCTGATATTGATTATAAGTACAAGATAATCAAACAAACTCCTCTCATCTTAGCTATATAATTAAATTTGCTTTTAAGGAAACATTAATATATTATGTTTTACTTTACGCAATAAATTGAGTGATAATTTGTCAATAAATTTGCTTGTCATTGCCTATTAGATAAGTAAATAATGTGTGGTCCAGTGTAATGCTAACTTTAACTAGTGTATGAAGTAATGAATTATCAAAATTAAGAGCCCCGTTTGgccatcaatttttttttttcacttttttccaaaaagaattatttttttcaaaatgagtGTTCGgccataaattttttaattttcacttgaagattaatttttaaatttttcaaaacttttaaaaactttaaaaagttatttttcaaaattattcaCTCAGATGActcagaaaaattcaaaaaaactcaaaattatattaatgtcaaaacacaactctaatttttaaatactatttttaattgaatttttttaaaacttttttttaaaattttacaattcttatctCCATATGCCCTGACAAACAAAAAATCTTTATTTGATAAATATAACTGTATAATCGAGAATTATGCCAAAAATTATTTGCACTATACgggctcgtttggtacgagggaCAAGAAATAATTAATCTCGAAACTAAATTTAAGAAGAATTTATTCTATATTTAATtagtagaaaaataattaatctcgaaatttttgtattttttataccCATGGAAGGATGAAATAACTAATACCGCAATAACTAACCCAACAAAATCTGATAACGGTGCTATTTATGTAAACACAGTAATATAATCTATAAGATTCTTTATCGCGGGATTTTTACAATCTCAAACAGTAATAAATGGACGAAAATACCCTCATGAATTATTTTCAGGACAAAACAAGGTacaaagtaaacacagaaagCTGTGTCAGAACAGAAAAGGTGTAAGAGAAAGACAAATGGGTCAATGAAAAATCAAAGCTTTGTGTTTTCACTTTCACTTTGCTTTCTTCCATTTCATATCATTTCCATAGCTCAAATCCCCTTTTTCCTAgctgtatattaaaaataaaaaaaacaaaaagccaAGCTATTATCTGATTAATTTATTCATATAAagctgtatttttttttattttttttttgggtttcttTTGAGGAATAAGATTGGTAGCATAGCACTAGTATTTTGTTATTTGGTTATGGTGTTTATTAGTAATTGAAAGGAGTTCGTGAGTGAGTTGTTACTGAGTCAACTCGAACGAGTTATCAATGGGTTGTTGTCAATCTTCAATCCTGCAAGAGTTAAGCTCAGAGAAGGATCAGCGCCATGGAGGAGTGAGCCACCCACGCGCTTCCAACGGCACCGGCGCCGCCGTGGGTGATGGTGGTGTACCGGTTTTTTCGGAGTTCTCACTCTCTGAGCTCAAAGCAGCTACGAATAACTTCAGCTCAGAGTTTATAGTTTCTGAAAGTGGTGAAAAGGCACCTAATATGGTTTACAAGGGCCGTTTGCAGAATCGGCGTTGGATCGCTGTTAAGAAATTTACTAAAACGGCTTGGCCTGATCCTAAACAGTTTGCGGTATTGGACTTTTCTTCAATATATTTGTTTTTTTGGGAGTCGTCATTTGCTTATTCATTTTTTAAAGTTAGGGTTTAATGTCTATTTGAAATGAACCCAAATAGAGCGGAATGGATATGGCCGACTTCTACTAGTTTAAGATTGAGGCTTAATTCTTGTTGTTGGTTTAATGtgaatttatttgatttttttgtttgttgtAACTACAGGATGAAGCATCAGGTGTTGGGAAATTGAGGCATAAACGGCTGGCTAATTTGATTGGGTACTGTTCTGATGGGGATGAGAGGCTGCTTGTAGCTGAGTACATGCCAAATGATACACTTGCTAAACATCTGTTTCACTGTATGCCTTTATCTTTTACTGCTACTTCTGTTTTTTTAGCTTCAATCTTGCTGCTTTTCAATAGGAACGAAGGGAGAAAATCAAGATTATTTGATTGCTCATAGTTGAAGAAAAGCTTAAGTTAACATTAACTGCATTCTCTGATAAGTGTTTGGAGATATTAACCTTGTTTTTTGATTTATCGACTAACTTGTATCTTAGTAGTTGATAGTTATGATCTTCGTTTGCGCATTAGAGAGGCAGATGGTTGTTTTGGGCACTAAAAACTTAAATTTTTGTGATGAAAGACGTTACTTGGAAAATTGAGACATTTGCTGGGCTTTATCTACGAGCACGACATTTCCATTTTTAAGCATGGAAATGCGAGAAGGGTGTTGAAGAGGTTTATATCTGTATGTCTCGTGTGTGGTTATTTTTTTGATACACAAGTTTCGTGATATACCTCCTGGTTATATACTTGTTTTAGCATGCAGTTTCGTCCCTATTTAATCTGATGCAATTTATATATTCCTTCATCTCATGGTTTCTGCGAACTGCATTTGCTTCTTTCCTTCTCTGCAGGGGAGAATCAAACCCTTGAATGGGCCATGCGTTTAAGGGTGGCTCTATATATTGCTGAAGCATTGGATTACTGTAGCAGTGAAGGTCGACCACTATACCATGACTTGAACGCATATAGAGTTCTCTTCGACGAGGTGTTTTGATGGACCCCTTCTTTTTGAGCTTGAACTGTCCTCTTTACATTCTAgggccccccccccccctccctccaGTGAATAAAAGAGGTAATCTGGCCTTCTGAGTTTACTTGTACCAATGTCTTAATTTGGTAAATGATTTGGCAGAATGGCGATCCCCGTCTTTCTTGTTTTGGGCTGATGAAAAATAGCAGGGATGGTAAAAGTTATAGCACGAACCTTGCTTATACACCTCCTGAGTATTTAAGAAATGGTAAAGCTTCTAACTTCTTTCTCGGTTGAGTTTTAACTTTTTCTTACTTGAGCTTATACACCTCCTGAGTATTGGATACTGATGTTATGTGGGATCGGAACTTTTGGGGGTTGGCTAAATCTCCTCACACAATACAATCATTCTGTCCTGTTGGCTGGAAGTTGGCACTTATGTGAAAAGAGATGAGGATTCCATGTGTGTTATATATGCGGATTCCGTTGGTGTTTTCATTTTCTCTTTGACAGATGATCACTTAAGATTTTACTTGATGGTCAAGTACTATCACTAGTCTGATACTTGAAATTGGTAGCTGGGTGGTGGCGGTGGGGATGGGACGATAACCCCGTAGGGCTGTTCACTAAGAAGAGATTTTCATGTATCTCAGACCCTTAGAGTGATTTTGGAATTCCAATCCTACATAACCATGTATTACTCATGGGATGCTGGTGTTATACTATTATGTTCTGATAGTTCTATTACATTCCTGCTTTCAGTATGTTTTTTTCGGGAGAAGGGGGAGATGGAACTTAAATATGACAATTGAAAAAGGCAAGATGTCATTATGAGCTGCATTAGTGATTCTATTGATATCTAACGCTTTCTATTTATCATCTTTCTCATTGTTAACTTATATTAGGGGAGGAATAATTTCTTGTCTATTTGCAGGAAGAGTTACTCAAGAAAGTGTTGTTTTCAGCTATGGAACTGTCCTTTTGGATCTGCTAAGTGGAAAACATATTCCTCCTGGTCATGTAAGTTTCTAAGAGTCTGTTTGTCAGTTGTACATCCATTTCTTTTTGCTGCAAGTCTCGGGGAGTGCCACTTCATGATGATGGGAACACTTCATGCTGCATTTATGTGCTGGTGCTCTGGAAATTATTTGATACAAGGGACCATATACGACTTTTGTTGTTGGACTAGTAATAGGAGGGCAGTTGGACATTAGGCCGGGAATGGAGTTTGAAACTGTTTTGACTAAGCTAAACATCCACATGCTTTTTATGTACCTTTGCTTAACTTTTTAACTGAAGAGGAAGAAATTCGTGTGACGTTAACATTCATGTTGAGTATATTTCTTTCACTTTCTCTCGGAAGAGCATTCCTTATTTGTGTTTACCttatttttgttttataatttCTCCCCGTTTATGCAACTGTTTTAAGTATCAACTTTGAAATTTATGTGCTCAGTTCATTCCTTTATGTTTCAGGCACTTGATATGATACGGGGCAAAAACATTCTTCTATTAATGGATTCACATTTGGAGGGAAATTTCTCGACAGAAGAGGCAACCGTTGTATTTGATCTGGCTTCACGCTGCTTGCAGTATGAACCCAGGGAGCGACCAAATACCAAAGACCTCGTTTCAACACTTGGTCCATTGCAAAGTAAACCTGATGTTAGTCCTACCGCCATAATGTACTCTATTTTTCTTGATGTCTTGTTTTCTATCCTCCCCCCTTCCAAAAGATATGCGAAAAAAGCTCATATTGTCGTTGAATTTTGTTGGTCTTTCATCAAGCAAAATTACCTCATGTCGTGTATGTAATCTTGCCTCCTCATTTCTCCTCTATCTTAAGATGCCCCCACATGCCTTTCTGTATGAATGTATGCACATCTTCTGTTCTTTTTGTCATGGGCAATTATGAGCAACTGCTTCTGGCAGGAACTTTGACTCTGTTTTCATTAGTCTAGACTCTTATCGATTGCTTTGTCTTATTCAATTAGAGGTTGAAAGGAGTTGCTGGTATTCTGGTTGCAGGTCGCATCTCATGTAATGTTGGGTATTCCTAAGCCTGAGGAAGCTCCACCAACTCCACAGCACCCTCTTTCTGCAATGGGTGATGCTTGTTCGAGAATGGATCTCACAGCTATTCATCAGATTTTGGTAATGACACATTATAAAGACGATGAAGGGACAAATGAGGTAATTCTTTTGACCCAAACTGCCACTGCAGAAGTGTCTGTTTCTTTGACATCCTTATATTAATGCTGGACACCCAATGATGCAGTTGTCTTTCCAAGAGTGGACTCAGCAGATGAGGGATATGTTAGAGGCAAGAAAACGGGGAGACTTGGCATTTCGGGACAAGGACTTTAAAACGGCCATAGATTGCTATTCTCAGGTATTTGCATTCATTCTAGTAAGGTCGTTATCGGCAATAAAGATACTCTGACGCAGTCGAGACTTTAGACCGGAATATGATTCATACTAACTCCGGAAAACCATTATACAATTCGATGCCATAACTAGTACTCCCTTGATTGATAGAGACATGAGTCTCCTTTTTGGGTGGGAATGGCAGGTTTTGTGCCACTTTTTGGTTGGGTTCATTGACATTCCCCAAATCTATTATGTATCTGATTTGGAATTTCAAACTTGGTGCATCTCCTTGAAGTTTCAGTTTCCTTTAAAGCCATCTAAATTCAACCATTTAACAGAAGACCAATATCTGAATGGGGCCTGTGTTTATGGTGACTTTTCCACATCTAACTGTACGTGGCCTCATTCACCAAGTTGGTGACATTTTGGTTATTTGTTTGACCAGTGAGTCATCCTTGGCCAATAATCCAAGTAATAGACTCAATGCATTCTTGACATGTAATTCTATACTCTAGCTGGTCTAGCTCACCGGGTTGTGACATGTTGGTTGTTTGAGTGAGTGGTAAAATCTGCCATGTTAAATGGGACATCCAATGGAGAGGCCCATTCTATGCTAATATTGTAGCACGACGTAAACTGCCTTTTTGAGAATGAGATTACTGCAGATTTGGCAGGgagaaatttgcagctccatttGATGTTTTACAGTTTTACTCGATCACCTTTTCTGCAATAGTAGTATAGGTCTCTTGAATTCTTGTTATACTTCATTGTTTTTAGCTAGTAAATGATGATCTAGCTGATTTTAGGTTAACAGAGTGTGTTTATTGGCTTGTTTATTTGGATAAGATGAATGAATATACATTAGGGCAATTTGCTTATTTTCATTTCTCATTGCAGTTCGTAGATGTGGGAACAATGGTGTCTCCAACTGTCTATGCACGGAGAAGTCTTTGTTATCTCATGTGTGATCAACCGGATGCTGCCCTTCGAGATGCAATGCAATCACAATGTGTCTACCCAGATTGGTCTACAGCATTTTACATGCAAGCAGTTGCACTTTCCAAGCTAGACATGCACAAAGATGCAGCTGACATGTTGAATGAGGCTGCAATTCTCGAAGAGAAAAAACGAGGAGGAAGAGGATCTTGATCTTGATAATACCCGACTTGTATCATTCTTTTGGTTCTATCATTTATTCTTGTCACCACAAAATTAGCCTAAAGTTCTTGTATCATTTGTTTGAGTGTGATTGCCTTAGAACTATGTATGACAAAGGAAGAGAATCATTTGCTTGGTTGGTAAATGCGCATGTCAAGTTTTTCACTCTAACTtgtcaaaatatgaaaatttctCAATGTGTACAAttgtatgtatatattttgttAATACAACAGATTCATGAGGATATATTGGTGAAATCATGAAATGTATAGCTCGGCCTTGCCATCGATGAAAAGGCTCATGAACTCTTCACCATCAACAGTTTCTTTCTCTATCAACAGCTGAGCAAGCTTGTGTAGGATGTCAATGTGTGTTGTGATAATCTGTGTTGCCCTTTCATATGCTCTTTCAACCAATTCCCTTACTTCAGCATCAACCACATCGGCTGTTGCCATGGAGTAGTCTTTCTGGGTTGACATCTGAAATTAAACAACGAAAATGTTTAAggcatgattaacaattcttgcAGCACTGAAACGAAAAAGATAACTTGCATGATGATTGTACCTGTTGACCTAGGAAAGGATTTCCTCCACCTCCTCCAATGGCAACCTGTCCGATCTTTTTGCTGAACCCTAATCTCTCAACCATCTGCCTTGCCACTCGTGAAACTTGCATGAAATCGTTAGATGCCCCAGTTGTTACGTTGTCTTGTCCAAAAATAACCTCCTCAGCAACCCTGGAAGAGCAGGGGAAGTCGAGAAATGGATGAGTTAATAAGATCATCTACCCTAAGAACCCAGCACTCCGATCTATTAGAAGCAACTATACAAGGAGGAAATAGCGTGCAGTTTGATACTTCAGTCTTATTATAAGGGGCAAATAACTAACTTCAAGATACACTGGAGTAATAAACATCTAAACAGGTGCAAAAGGATGAACATAAACATTGCACAATAGGTAAATCTGACCTTCCACCAAGTGCAACTGCCATTTGATTCTCTAGGTAGCTCCTGCTGTACAAGCCCGACTCAAGTCTTTCTTCGCTAGGGGCAAAGAAGGTAAGACCACCAGCTTGGCCCCGAGGAATAATAGATATCTTGGCAACAGGATCATACTCGGGCATAAGTGCACCAACCAAGGCATGGCCGGCCTCTGTAATCCAAATGTAAACACACCATCAAAAAGAGTGACTACTAACTAAGTGTGTTATTTAGTTTTTTTCATACCATGATAAGCTACcagcttcttcttctcctctgaGACAACAGCATTTTTCTTCTCCGGTCCAGCAATTATCCTCTCCAAAGCATCAGATATCTCATCTTTACTTATTTCCTTTAGTTCACGCCTAGCTGCAAGGATCGCTGCTTCATTCATCAAGTTTTGCAAATCTGCACCAGTGAAACCCGGTGTTCTCCTGGCAATCTTCTCAAAGTCCACATCCTTTGCAAGGGCCTTTCCTCTAGAATGCACCTGTCATGCATAATGGTAAGACAAGCAGTTCAACAaacagaaaatatttttcgagaAAGCAGAAGTCTGTTTTCCAGATATGGGGACTGGACTTGTGTTTAACATTAGTATACTCAGTTTTTGATATATCACCTGTAAAAACCACACTTTTAGGGGATATCTTAGTAGTATAGTTGGTTGGCTACCTGAACTTTCACCTTGTTGGTGAGGGCTCGATTCTCCGCCTTATATTCCCCTCCCCCATTTCCCCTTCCCCGAACCCtatgtaataaaaaaatatttaagaaaaatactaCGCTTTTCAAATTGGAACTCTTCAGGCTTGTTCAGCAACACTTTCACCAAGTTACAACGATTTTTCAATAGATCAAGCAAATGCATTTTTAACACTCACATTACCTCAAGGTACAGCATATCACATTATTGTCTACCGTATGAAGTATGTCCATAATGAAATTGCAAATTTGCTAATTTCAATCACTACATATGACTCCTTTTGAGTTTTTTCCAAAGGATAATGAATGAGGAAACCAACACTAGACAAGAACAAGCATAAAGTTGAAGCCAAGAGAAGAAGAATACACTAACCTGAAGAATCTTGATTCTACCAGCAACATCAGGCCTGTCGACAGTCACTTGTCGA
The nucleotide sequence above comes from Nicotiana tabacum cultivar K326 chromosome 12, ASM71507v2, whole genome shotgun sequence. Encoded proteins:
- the LOC107816215 gene encoding serine/threonine-protein kinase BSK1, with the protein product MGCCQSSILQELSSEKDQRHGGVSHPRASNGTGAAVGDGGVPVFSEFSLSELKAATNNFSSEFIVSESGEKAPNMVYKGRLQNRRWIAVKKFTKTAWPDPKQFADEASGVGKLRHKRLANLIGYCSDGDERLLVAEYMPNDTLAKHLFHWENQTLEWAMRLRVALYIAEALDYCSSEGRPLYHDLNAYRVLFDENGDPRLSCFGLMKNSRDGKSYSTNLAYTPPEYLRNGRVTQESVVFSYGTVLLDLLSGKHIPPGHALDMIRGKNILLLMDSHLEGNFSTEEATVVFDLASRCLQYEPRERPNTKDLVSTLGPLQSKPDVASHVMLGIPKPEEAPPTPQHPLSAMGDACSRMDLTAIHQILVMTHYKDDEGTNELSFQEWTQQMRDMLEARKRGDLAFRDKDFKTAIDCYSQFVDVGTMVSPTVYARRSLCYLMCDQPDAALRDAMQSQCVYPDWSTAFYMQAVALSKLDMHKDAADMLNEAAILEEKKRGGRGS